The following proteins come from a genomic window of Sporolituus thermophilus DSM 23256:
- a CDS encoding UbiX family flavin prenyltransferase — MRIVVGITGASGAVYGFRLLEILQAANCEVHAVVSKHGWEVLEYECGVGAQMVSSLVHQLYHVDDIAAPIASGSFRTDAMIIAPCSMHTLGLIASGIAGNLLTRAADVTIKENRPLILVPRETPVHAVHLENMLRLARIGVRILPACPGFYHHPRNLQALIDMMVGKICDQLNIQHQLYERWQGQQR; from the coding sequence GTGCGCATCGTAGTAGGGATAACAGGGGCAAGCGGAGCGGTTTATGGCTTCCGTTTACTAGAAATATTGCAGGCGGCAAATTGTGAAGTTCACGCCGTAGTCAGTAAGCACGGCTGGGAAGTTTTAGAATATGAATGCGGCGTCGGGGCTCAGATGGTTTCGTCCCTAGTCCACCAGTTGTATCATGTGGACGATATTGCCGCGCCTATTGCTAGCGGTTCATTTAGAACAGATGCTATGATTATTGCGCCTTGTTCGATGCATACTCTGGGACTTATTGCTAGCGGGATTGCCGGTAACCTCCTGACACGTGCGGCTGACGTTACAATTAAAGAAAACCGGCCGTTAATACTCGTTCCTCGGGAAACGCCAGTTCACGCCGTTCATCTGGAAAATATGTTAAGGCTTGCAAGAATCGGTGTACGCATTCTTCCTGCATGTCCTGGCTTCTATCATCATCCTCGGAATTTGCAGGCACTTATCGATATGATGGTGGGAAAAATCTGCGACCAACTTAATATTCAGCATCAGCTTTATGAACGCTGGCAGGGACAGCAGCGATAG